The Armatimonadota bacterium genome segment GCTGCCGCTGGTGGTGGTCTCCCATGACTTCCAGAAGTCGGCCATCCACCTGCTGTCCTGGGTGCCCCTGCGGTCCGCGAAGGACGTGCGGGGGACGGTGGCCACCTGGATCGGCTACGACAAGCAGATCAAGGCCATGATCGGGCGCGGCTGGGAGAAGCAGATCCGCATCGTCAACCAGCAGGGCGACCCGGCCACCATCGGGGCGTGGATGCGCAAGCAGTACCAGTTCGCCCACGCCATGGGGTACAACGAGGTGCTGGTGGCCCGCCGCCTGGTCACCGAGAAGTTCTACGTCTACTCCTACGCCGACGACTTCGGCATGAAGTGGCCCGAGAATGTGGTGTTCACCACCGAAGAGATCGTCCGCCGCTACCCGCAGATCGTGCAGCAGTTCGTCACCGGCCACTACCGGGGGTTCAAGTACGCCCTGGCGAACCGCGAGGAGGCGGCCGACATCCTGCTGAAGTACAACAAGAACCTCGACCGCGCCCACGAGATCGAGGGGATGGAGTTCCTCCAGTCCATCATCGTGACGCCGGCCACCCGCCAGAAGGGGCTCGGGTACGTGGACCCGGCGGCGTGGGACCAGCTGGCCAGGGATCTGGTCAACGCCGGCATCTTCACCGCCCTGCCCAACGTGAAGGCCGCCTACACCACCCGCTTCCCCAGCGGGGTGATGCCCTGACGCCCGGAGGGGGAGGCCGCGTGTCCGCGTCCGTGACGCCGATCCTGCGGATGGCGCGGGTCAGCAAGACATACGAGGTGGCCTCCCCCCACCGCGGCGGCCCGGCCCGGGCGCTGGACGCGGTGGCGAACGTCACCCTGGAGGTGCAGCCGGGCGAGTTCGTGGCGATCATCGGGCCGTCGGGGTGCGGCAAGACCACGGTCCTGTTTCTGCTGGCCGGGTTGCGGCCGCCCACGGAGGGCACCATCGAGGTGTGCGGGCGTCCTCCCCGGCAGGCCGTGCGGGACGGGCTGTGCTCGCTGATCTTTCAGGCGCCGGTGCTGCTGGAGTGGCTGTCGGCCGAGGAGAACGTGCTGCTGCCGCTGCGCCTGCGCGACCCGCGGTGGTGGCTGTGGCCGTGGGCGCGGCGTCGGTACCGGCCGCAGGCCGAGCAGCTGCTGCAGACGGTGCAGCTGGAAGAGTTCGCCCACTACCGCCCCGATGCCCTGTCGGGAGGGATGCAGCAGCGGGTGGCCCTCGCCCGGGCGCTGACCCTCAACCCCCAGGTGCTCCTGCTGGACGAGCCCTTCGGGGCTCTGGACGAGATCACCCGGGACCGCATGAACCTGGAGCTGTTGCGCCTGGTGGAGCAGCGGCGGCTCACTGCGGTGTTCGTCACCCACTCCATCGAGGAGGCGGTGTTTTTGGCGGACCGGGTGGTGGTCATGGGCCGGGGCGCGTCCCCGCGTACCGGGAGCAGCGTGGTGTGCGAGGTGGAGGTGAACCTGCCCCGCCCCCGCACGCCGGCCGTGAAGGAGGATCCGGCCTTCTTCCAGATCGTGCGCCAGGGGCGGGCGGCTCTGCGGGAGGCGCAGCAGGCATGACCGACGCAGGCACCGGCGGCAGCGTGTTTGACCAGTGGCTGGCGGCGTGGGTCCAGACGCGGCGCCTTACCTACGACCTGCTGCGGGCGCTGCCCTACGCCGTGATGAACTTCTCCCCCCACCCGGAGTTCGGGACTTTCGTGCGCCAGATCCGGCACTGCGGCGACATCCAGGCGTGGTATCTGGAGGCTCTGCGCACGGGGACCATGGATATCTCAGCGCGGCCCCGGCGAAGGGAACTGGAGCAGTCCAGAGAGCACGTGGAGGCCTACCTGCAGCACCTGGACGGCGAGCTGGAAGGGGCGGTGCGCGGCCTGGGAGCGCAGGACCTGGGCCGGACCATCCACTGGAGCCCCGACGAGCAGGTGACGGTGCTCCAGCACCTGATGGCCCTGCTGCAGCACGAGACCCTCCACCAGGGGATGTGGGCTTTCTACGCGAAGATCGCCGACCTCCCCCTGCCGGACAGCTGGAAGAAGGCCTGGTCGCTGGAATGACGGGCAGCCTCTTGACACCGCGCAACCTCTGTGAGAGAGTATCAATGGTCTGACCAATGGACCATTCCTCAGGGCGGGACTCAACAATAGTACCCCCTCCGGATGTCGCAGAGAATCTGGAGCCCATCCGGCGCACCCGTATATATGAAGAAGTTGCCTCCCAGATCCAGCGGCTGATCATCGAGGGGCGCCTTCGCCCCGGGGACCGCCTGCCCCCCGAGCGCGAGCTGG includes the following:
- a CDS encoding ABC transporter substrate-binding protein; this encodes MGGLRWGALVGCLVLAMAAGVGAQGQPVSIIEAWFIHNESMGDPVGVEKGFFGPLRVQVIGGGPGLSPIDRVMAKARAGEIVFGVDYPYNILEAREKQRLPLVVVSHDFQKSAIHLLSWVPLRSAKDVRGTVATWIGYDKQIKAMIGRGWEKQIRIVNQQGDPATIGAWMRKQYQFAHAMGYNEVLVARRLVTEKFYVYSYADDFGMKWPENVVFTTEEIVRRYPQIVQQFVTGHYRGFKYALANREEAADILLKYNKNLDRAHEIEGMEFLQSIIVTPATRQKGLGYVDPAAWDQLARDLVNAGIFTALPNVKAAYTTRFPSGVMP
- a CDS encoding DinB family protein, encoding MTDAGTGGSVFDQWLAAWVQTRRLTYDLLRALPYAVMNFSPHPEFGTFVRQIRHCGDIQAWYLEALRTGTMDISARPRRRELEQSREHVEAYLQHLDGELEGAVRGLGAQDLGRTIHWSPDEQVTVLQHLMALLQHETLHQGMWAFYAKIADLPLPDSWKKAWSLE
- a CDS encoding ABC transporter ATP-binding protein, which produces MSASVTPILRMARVSKTYEVASPHRGGPARALDAVANVTLEVQPGEFVAIIGPSGCGKTTVLFLLAGLRPPTEGTIEVCGRPPRQAVRDGLCSLIFQAPVLLEWLSAEENVLLPLRLRDPRWWLWPWARRRYRPQAEQLLQTVQLEEFAHYRPDALSGGMQQRVALARALTLNPQVLLLDEPFGALDEITRDRMNLELLRLVEQRRLTAVFVTHSIEEAVFLADRVVVMGRGASPRTGSSVVCEVEVNLPRPRTPAVKEDPAFFQIVRQGRAALREAQQA